In Setaria italica strain Yugu1 chromosome IX, Setaria_italica_v2.0, whole genome shotgun sequence, the genomic stretch TTCTCTTGCGCGATGTTGTTCACACATCTAGTTTAAtattccctccatttcaaactGTAGGTCGTtctggcttttctaggttcataaatattattgataatatttataatatttatgaaacatataaaagccaaaacaacccacaatttggaatggagggaaaCAACccacaatttggaatggagggagtacaacttGTAGCTTACTAGCCTACCGTGCACTCTTCAGGTAGGCATAGGGAGCACGTTCTAAACTCTAATTATTTCCTCTGTTTCTAAATGTATTTAAAAATTGAGAGAGTAAAAGGCAAACTCGTGATGTTTTTGGTAACAAATAAGTTGAAAGGGTAGCAAGAAAAAGACAGTGTACAATAGGTTTTGCACTATGGATTTCAAGCAAATTATATGTTTTTGGTAACCAAACTCTAAGGGTTTCTCCAAAGAACACCTATATAGTTCAGGTAACAATTTATTGCCTAatttaatttcatctattaatCCTGGTTCGCTCAACTTAACACCCGTGAACATTTGTTGTTGTGTCAGAGGTTTAATCGAACATTGTGAAAGGTGAGTCAGCTAGCAAAATTGGTGAAGCCCTTGTACAAGTAGTTTCGGGTTCAAATCAACAAAATCACAGATTTAAGGACCACTCCCAAAAAATAGTTTAGATTAGAGGCTTACAGCACAATTTAGCCTTTTACAAATTATTACCGCTGTATTTGTTACTATTCCTGAAGATTCAGTTGAAGAAGGAAGAATACTAAGAAAAATAGTAAATGAGGGTGCAAGTACCAAGTAGCATAGCTTTGTGAAATTGGTCCCAGAAATTGCAGTCCCTCAGCAACGAATTTCATCActtaaaaataaatttcattttctttcaaCATAATCATGTGAACAAAGGTTAAATGAGTCATGTCCATGTTTATTACATAAACGGTACTCCTCTTATTATATATGACCTGATAATCAGACAGAATGTTGCTCATAATGTCCAAGGACAGAAAGAGGAACTAGCCAAGTGTTGAATAGCATCAGACAGTGAAACATATAAGCTCTCAGAACAACATGCACCATTATATGACCGCTTTGAATATTTGTACATCTGGGGCACATGGAGATGCACtctaagaagaaaaaaaatttatacACATTTTGGAGCACACATAATGACATGAATGATTTCTCATTCTTATTCACTCCACTTGTAAATTGGGAACAACTTACCCTTCTAAATAAATTGGGAACAATACACAACTGGTAGTGATAGACTCATAGACCTACCATTATATTACTGTAAGTTCAAGGAAGCGAGGACTTCAAGAAGGGAAGCAACAAATTGCATCTGAACCTTCTCATCAATTgccaagaagagggggaaaTGAACGAAGAGAGACCTGATACCATGTTTCTCTGCAAACCTAAGAGAGTGATAATAGACATAGTTGCACACAAATCGACCAGCATCATCTGAAGGCGCCACATCATATCCCATTTGTTGAAGAGACTCGCTTATTTCCTTCACTGGTAGTGTAGTCTGCTTGGTCATGGAAGCAAAACGTGGTTCAGCTGATGGGCATGATAAGATAACTAACAGGAGAACATTTGAGATAAATCGCTCGTTAATGAGGGTGGTGCATTGAAGTGATAGCTTTAAGTTCAACAATGGAAAATCAATACTTGGATTGTGCTcttgaaaatgaaaagaatgGACAGCAGAGTCAGCAAAACAGAGGATTTGCATGACAGTAAGTTAACAACATAATGTGAaagacaagttttccaaatgacATGTTTAGAGATACTCATAATGATTTTCAAATTTAATGGTTAAAATATACCTGTCTTGAGTGTAAGATGCTTCCATCACATGACAATATAGGCACCCTCTGGAATGTAGAACAAATGAATGATTGAACGTAAACAAGTTACGAAGATATAATGAAATAAAGAATGGAAACAAAGGTACAAGGATAGCAACCTGCGGTTTCCATCCTAGCTCATCTGGGCAACGAAAAGTAGCTTCATTAACAGCTTGGTTCTCAAGAGCAAACCTATGCGAACCACTGTTGGCTCCAAAATGGAGCTAAAAATGTTCCATAACCATAAGTCAAGGTTTAAACCACATGAATGGATAAATAAAAAATGTTTAGCCATCTGAAAACATTTCAGCATTATATCTTTCACCCAAATTAGAATCAGTCAATCGACACAACTTCTATTTAAATGGCCAAATTTCAAACCAAGAGGTGATGGAATTCTGTAAAATATACATAGTTCCGACTTTGCCTGCAGAAAAATGTTCATAGATGGCATTGATTTAAAATTATGCTAATCTCATGATGAAAGATGCTAGGTGGTGTGTAAATTAAAAAATTTACAAAGTGCTGTTATTTCTAAAACTTGGGAATTTATCACAGGAACTAATAAAACCGCTACTCCAAACTAGCTCACAGTTTCATACTTCGTCAGACAATTTACATTCAGTGCTGATATAGGATCGGGCGAAGGTGAGGTCTTACCAGAATTACTTGCCCCTGATTCGGTGATCCATTTTCCCGGTCCAGGACAGTTGACTCGAACAATTCATACAACGGACGCAGCGCACCCTGCCCGGCCGCTTCAAGAACAGTGCAGCTCCCGAGCACAAGGCCCTTGGGCAGCCCTCTCTTCTCCATGAACGACAGGAGATTGTGCACGATTCTCTCGGTCGGGTTCTCGGCGACTCCATGGAACCTCTTGAATCCGGTCACGTGAACGGTGATCGGAGAAGGCCCCTCGGAACCCATCTATCTTGTTATGCAGCTTGAGCAGTGAAACCTTGGCTCTGCCGGAGAACCTGGATAGAGGCCGGCTTGTATATGTAAGGTACTGCAGCCAGCAGGGGGAAAGCATGTTTGTTGAGGTTACTGCAGAATGCAGATAATTGCTGCAACTGCACAGCGTGAATGCATTCACACATCCAACATGTGGGCGATGCTAAGCAAGCCATGATACATGACATTCAGCAATATCGTTGCCAAGAAGAAATTTGTAATGATGGGGCGGAGGAAAGCCACAAAAATCAAAATGTGGTCCGAAGTCGTAACCACTAGCTTATCAACAAAGTATAGAAAAAAAGGATTGTAATCGGGTGTTTGGTTACATGTGCGACTGGCAGGACGCCACGGAGCGGCGAAGCCATCCTGCCAGGGACTTTGACACCGACTGACCGAGACGTCGCCCCGGAGTCTCATATACTaggagcaagcaagcaatgaCAAAGCCATCCCATCTTTTTTGACCGGATCAGAGGATTAAAAGTTCATCCACAGTGAGTCCGGTTGTTGGAACAATTTAAACATGGAAGCTTGGAGGAATTTGTTCCCGTTGTGTGCAAGTACATGTTTTCTATTCTAGTAGCGTGCCAGCCCAATCCGGCCCAAAGCCAACATCGAGAAACCTGTCCGGTAACCAGGcagctcagaagaagaatccgTAGATGACGCAGGAATTTTCTTTCTGTGCTAGAAAGCACAGGATCAGAAGAACAAGGGAGAGGTCCCATCCTAGGTGCTCCAAGTTGTCCCGAAACGAAATTCCCCACACGAGAGCAGGAGTAGACCCGAACAAGCCACGCACTCACCTCGGGACAGAGAGCGGGGCGGGGGCGACGaaggagctcctcctcctcctcctgcagcTGCTGGGTTGAGTGCGGTGCAACGATTTGCTCTTGCTTCTCGGCCTGTCTCGGGGACGGACGGGGTgtggtgtggccgtgtgggtgtGGGGGAAGAAGCAGACGGAAGGAAGAGCTTTGGCTAGCAGAGGAGCCGGGTCCGCCCAGCTGCCCCCTTATTaaagcgcgcgcgccggcgggcgggccCACAGGACAGAGACCGTGGGCGCTACGGCGGGGCCCCACGATTCAGCGGCGATTCGACGGGGGTGGGAGCCAGCTGAGCTACCCCCGGCCCCCGGCGTGGGATAAGCGAGAGGGCGGTTTCTGGGGTCTGGGGAAGCGGAAGCAAAACGAGACGGCAGCTGAGCTGAGAGGGTGCCAGCGTGCCGGCGCCGGGACGTCAGCCTttgtcggcggcgccgcccccgtgTCCGGTTTGGTTTTGCGGGGCCTGGTCTCCTACGCTACCACGGCAGGTTTCCTGAAACCGCATGGCGGTCGTGCGGTTTTTCTATCGCGCCACGGTTTCGCGctcgcggcgccggcgtcggcgcctGCTGGATCGATATCCGGACGgaacggcacggcacggcaatGGCCACGCGGAGGTAACGCCATGACGGGAAGAGGAGCTGAGGAGGGGGCGCCAGCcgtttgctgctgctgtttgcACCACAGCACTTTTTTCTTCAGGCCGGAAAAAGTAGTGACGACCTTATTCGGCCCGACCACAGCCTTAATGTTGTTCCAACGTGTAAAAATTTGACAAATGGCCTGACCCAGCCCGATTTGAGCCCGAACGTTTTTCTACTCCGACCTGGCCTGGCCCGTGGGCTTTGAAGATGAGCTGTGGGCTTGTGGCATGTCGGATTAGGAGGATTTAACAGCCCAAGATGAGTTGGGGGCTCGTGGCATTgcggaaatcctatccatcttccgaaAGAATTTTTTAAGTTATTCGTACAACAAATGTGGTTTGTCAGATGTGCATCAAACCTAAATCTAACCTTCACTCATCTCTCCTCCCCTGCCTGCACCACCGCTTgtcgccaccccctccccctacCACCACCAGCCTGCGCATTGCCCGACGCTGGCGCCGTCGCGCCGCGCCCCGCATGGCCGTCGGCCATCGCGCTCGCCTCGCATGGCCGCGGCCCCAGCCCACATCCTtgtgccgcggccgccggagctGGAGAAGAAGGCGTGACCGGCGCCGAACGTTTTCTAATAAAACTTGaaacaattaaaaaaatattggtacAACTTTTTCCAAAAAGATGTTGGCTCAACTTTTTTTTCGAATAAATGTTAGTTCAACTTTTTCCCCGAAGGAATGTTGGTccaattttttaataaaatattgAACAATATTTTTTATCCAATATTTTTTCAGTGTGCCATTATCAAATGAGCGAGTCGGGGAAGaagttgaggaagaagaagataaggttgagatggagctcagTGGGCCGGGAGTTTTCCACGAGATAGATATGAGCCCCCGTGGCATGTCGGGGATGCGGAGGATTTCACAGCCCTGCCATGTATCCTTTTTTAGggatagaaaaatattatctGAACCAGTGAACCCTACCGGCACACGGCGGATTGTTTTCATTCTGCGTGCCCCATGAACGAATGACTGATGCTAAAACAAGGACTAGTAGTGACCTCGTTCATAATTTCTCAATTCGACCTTCTTCTTTTGAAAATGCTCTGCTTTTATTTGCATTTGATTTCCATATTAGACTAAAGCCTGAAAACCAACTCTTCTCTCGGTTGAGTGTTCTGAGAAAAGCGTGAACGGGCAACAATCTTCTCATACGGCGAGCCGTTTCCTTTCTCCGGTAGAGTTTCTTCGTCCTCTGGGTTTAGAATTAGAGGGAGGCGGGCATCATGGAAGCACAACGCAGCGGTTGAAGATGCTCGTGCTAGCTACAGAAACCATGGTCCGGGATTCATACGTTCCAATACCAGACAGAGACAATCAAGTGTGTACAGAGATAACGAAATATGTACGCAGGAGTACTAGGCAACGTCAAACCAAGCAGGGAGTCACGCGTAGGCTTCCGGCGCGAGTCGCGGCGTGACGACGGCGCGGAGCGGCACGGCCTTGGGCAGCGCGAGCCCGAAGGTCTCGGCCATGTCCagcttctcctccccctccggcagGCGCCAGTCGAACGCGTGCAGCAGCGTCCCCAGGAAGTACTGCACGAACACCATCCCGGCTAGCTTCCCGGCGCAGATCCTCCGCCCCGCGCCGAACGGGATGAGCTCGAAGTAGTTCCCGAGCGGGTCCACcttctccgccgcgccgccgggcagGAACCGCTCTGGCCGGAACTCGAGCGGCGCCTCCCACGCCTCCGGGTCCCGGCCGATGGCCCAGATGTTGATGAGCAGCCGGGTGTTGGCCGGGACGcggtagccgccgccgccgacgtcgacgtCGCAGGCGTCGAAGGAGAAGTGCGGGAGGCTCAGCGGCGTCGACGGGTGCAGCCGCATCGCCTCCTTGCAGGCGGCCTGCAGGTAGGGGAGCGCCGGCAGGTCCGACTCCTCcagacggcggccgcggccgaccACGCGGTCCAGCTCCTCCTGCGCCCGCGCCATCACGGACGGGTTCTTGAGCATCTCCGCCATCGCCCACTCCACGATGATCGACGACGTGTCCGTGCCCGCCGTGAACATGTCCTGCGTACGTGCGCGTCCATTGGAAAATTAATGAGCAAGAATGCAACTCAACGGCTAATAATCAGAAGATTAGTTTATAGGTTGGTTGGAGACACGATCGACGATGCATGGTCCCCGAGACGTAGGTGAGATTGTTCGATATTGTACGGCATGAATGTGAATCTCAACAAACTTTGGTCAAGTGCAGTCatctggggtgtttggataccccatgctaaagtttagcacatgtcacatcggatgtttgatgctaattagaagtattaaatataggctaattacaaaattaattgcacagatggagtctaattcgcgagacaaatctcttaagcctaattagtccatgatttgacaatgtagtgctacagtaaccatttactaatgatggattaattaggcttaatagattcatctcgcgaaatagcataggggttctgcaattagttttataattagatcatatttagtcctcctaattagcatccgaacatccgatgtgacactgctaaagtttagcacctagtatccaaacaccctaaaCTTGTTCATTTATTTCACCATTTTAGTTCACTATCTA encodes the following:
- the LOC101754587 gene encoding uncharacterized protein LOC101754587; this encodes MGSEGPSPITVHVTGFKRFHGVAENPTERIVHNLLSFMEKRGLPKGLVLGSCTVLEAAGQGALRPLYELFESTVLDRENGSPNQGQVILLHFGANSGSHRFALENQAVNEATFRCPDELGWKPQRVPILSCDGSILHSRQTTLPVKEISESLQQMGYDVAPSDDAGRFVCNYVYYHSLRFAEKHGIRSLFVHFPLFLAIDEKVQMQFVASLLEVLASLNLQ